A stretch of Arachis hypogaea cultivar Tifrunner chromosome 15, arahy.Tifrunner.gnm2.J5K5, whole genome shotgun sequence DNA encodes these proteins:
- the LOC112747989 gene encoding uncharacterized protein: protein MLRCQFVTRGKVFFAPDTRFVTVRPILTNLIIFLSFSLQRHGGCGSPLTLLVSAQSTMKLSLKFQGQDENHHHMTAKLPITIFNHPFLSTITASSSATASGSDFCFSLSTNFPSGPSLKVSYFPTATSTATASLPFSLSLKSGLGLMGCPRHSPLVFSASFTLSPSYAPLPSFFLHLKPQFGHFSLNKTVFSDAIPPPEPTKPYFATASLDRNGSSSGWQEMKLEPFGARDNNNHNDRINDTPGTVFVPESEKRNNRNGERRGVSAGVAVMARTVMPVTKGLLLNMRWGVNFPEDLGLKMPYLTVNKIGLERVVEESKQENEYDKKGRDLQMLKEMCLWMKKDLEDAEKENREMKQLLDEIRVRSNGGGNGGRKVSHSQHSSPGSSEFERWRSKKSVRESNEKKEPPSPPPPKQSVASDVESELQKAIQAAAAAAASS from the coding sequence ATGCTGCGGTGTCAGTTTGTTACGAGAGGAAAAGTCTTCTTTGCCCCTGATACCAGATTCGTAACCGTAAGGCCCATACTCACCAACCTCatcatctttctcagtttctctctCCAACGGCACGGTGGTTGTGGTTCACCGTTAACTCTTTTGGTCTCAGCTCAGTCAACCATGAAGCTGTCCCTCAAGTTTCAGGGTCAAGATGAAAACCACCACCACATGACGGCCAAGTTACCCATCACCATCTTCAACCACCCATTCCTTTCTACCATCACCGCCTCCTCCTCCGCAACCGCCTCGGGTTCCGACTTTTGCTTCTCGCTCTCCACCAACTTCCCGTCAGGCCCGTCCCTCAAGGTCTCTTACTTCCCCACCGCCACCTCCACCGCCACGGCTTCCCTCCCGTTCTCTCTTTCCCTGAAATCCGGGTTGGGGCTGATGGGGTGCCCTCGCCACTCCCCTCTGGTGTTCTCTGCCAGCTTCACCCTCTCCCCTTCCTACGCCCCTCTTCCCTCTTTCTTCCTCCACCTCAAGCCCCAATTCGGTCATTTCTCCCTCAACAAAACCGTCTTCTCCGATGCTATTCCCCCTCCCGAACCTACCAAACCCTATTTCGCCACTGCTTCCCTCGATCGTAATGGTTCTTCTTCCGGTTGGCAAGAGATGAAACTGGAGCCTTTTGGTGCCAGGGACAACAACAACCACAATGATCGTATTAATGATACCCCTGGAACTGTGTTTGTTCCTGAGAGTGAGAAGAGGAACAACAGAAACGGTGAACGACGCGGCGTTTCAGCTGGTGTTGCGGTTATGGCTAGGACAGTGATGCCTGTGACGAAGGGGCTTCTGTTGAATATGCGTTGGGGAGTGAACTTTCCAGAGGATTTGGGGTTGAAGATGCCGTATTTGACAGTAAACAAGATTGGGTTAGAGAGGGTTGTTGAGGAATCTAAGCAAGAGAATGAATATGATAAGAAGGGAAGGGATTTGCAGATGCTGAAGGAAATGTGTTTGTGGATGAAGAAGGACTTGGAGGATGCAGAGAAGGAGAATAGGGAGATGAAGCAGTTGTTGGATGAGATCAGAGTTAGAAGCAATGGTGGTGGTAACGGTGGGAGGAAGGTGTCGCATTCGCAGCATTCTAGTCCAGGGTCTAGCGAGTTTGAACGTTGGAGAAGCAAGAAGAGTGTTAGAGAATCTAACGAGAAGAAAGAACCACCATCACCGCCACCACCAAAACAGAGTGTAGCGAGTGATGTGGAATCTGAATTGCAGAAAGCCATACAAGCAGCCGCCGCAGCTGCTGCTTCCTCTTAG
- the LOC112747988 gene encoding pyruvate kinase isozyme G, chloroplastic-like, which translates to MGSFINLSTSISVFKSDLCSSKHIADVVLLHAKPPTIWKSRPLCHQPASMSFTQISSSNGFPPLEDSDRSNSPFEVLPADYGVHVGAVTSDSRRKTKIVCTIGPATSSRDMIWKLAETGMNVARLNMSHGDYASHQKTIDFVKEYNAQFQDNVIAIMLDTKGPEVRSGDVPQPILLKEGQTFNFTIRRGVSTEDTVSVNYDDFVNDVEVGDILLVDGGMMSLAVKSKTNDSVKCEVIDGGELKSRRHLNVRGKSATLPSITEKDWEDIKFGVDNQVDFYAVSFVKDARVVHELKDYLKSHNADIHVIVKIESADSIPNLHSILSASDGAMVARGDLGAELPIEEVPLLQEDIIRRCHGMQKPVIVATNMLESMIAHPTPTRAEVSDIAIAVREGTDAIMLSGETAHGKYPLKAVKVMHSVALRTESSIQNSEAYPGNLSPHKSHMGEMFAFHSTTMSNTLNAPIIVFTRTGSMAILLSHYRPYSTIFAFTNQERIKQRLALYHGVMPIFMQFSNDAEETFSRAIKLLLSKGHLLEGQHVTLVQSGAQPIWREESTHHIQVRKVQG; encoded by the exons ATGGGAAGTTTTATTAATCTTTCAACTTCCATCTCCGTCTTCAAATCCGATCTGTGTTCTTCCAAACACATCGCCGACGTGGTGCTCCTTCACGCCAAGCCTCCAACAATATGGAAATCGCGACCACTCTGCCACCAACCCGCATCAATGAGCTTCACTCAAATTTCCTCCTCCAATGGCTTTCCACCTCTT gaaGACAGCGACAGGTCAAACTCTCCCTTTGAGGTTCTCCCTGCTGATTACGGTGTCCACGTGGGAGCGGTGACTTCCGATTCACGCAGGAAAACTAAGATAGTGTGCACGATAGGTCCCGCTACCAGCTCCCGTGACATGATATGGAAGCTTGCCGAAACTGGAATGAACGTGGCGCGATTGAATATGTCCCATGGGGACTATGCATCGCACCAGAAGACCATTGATTTCGTTAAAGAATACAATGCTCAGTTTCAAGACAATGTTATAGCTATCATGCTTGACACCAAG GGTCCTGAAGTTAGGAGTGGGGATGTACCTCAGCCAATTTTACTCAAGGAAGGTCAAACATTCAATTTCACCATTAGGAGGGGTGTCTCCACTGAAGACACTGTCAGTGTCAATTATGATGACTTTGTCAATGATGTTGAGGTTGGAGACATATTACTCGTTGATG GGGGAATGATGTCTCTTGCTGTTAAGTCAAAGACAAATGACTCTGTTAAATGTGAAGTGATTGATGGTGGAGAATTGAAATCTAGGCGTCATTTGAATGTCCGGGGAAAAAGTGCAACACTTCCTTCCATAACTG AGAAGGATTGGGAAGATATCAAGTTTGGGGTAGACAATCAAGTAGACTTTTATGCTGTCTCATTTGTCAAGGATGCAAGAGTGGTTCATGAGTTAAAAGACTACCTCAAaa GTCATAATGCTGATATACATGTGATTGTAAAAATTGAAAGTGCGGATTCTATACCAAATCTTCATTCAATACTTTCAGCTTCAGATGGG GCCATGGTTGCTCGTGGTGACCTTGGAGCTGAACTTCCAATTGAGGAAGTTCCTTTACTGCAG GAGGATATCATAAGAAGATGTCATGGTATGCAAAAGCCGGTTATTGTGGCAACAAATATGCTTGAAAGCATGATTGCTCATCCTACACCAACAAGGGCAGAAGTGTCAGACATTGCAATTGCTGTAAGAGAAGGTACAGATGCCATCATGCTTTCTGGAGAAACTGCTCATGGAAA ATATCCATTGAAAGCTGTTAAAGTTATGCACTCGGTGGCTTTAAGGACTGAATCAAGTATTCAGAATAGTGAAGCTTATCCAGGAAACTTAAGTCCGCATAAA AGCCATATGGGAGAAATGTTTGCTTTCCACTCGACAACTATGTCTAATACTCTTAATGCTCCTATCATTGTTTTTACCAGAACAGGATCCATGGCTATTCTTTTGAGCCATTATAGGCCTTACTCGACAATCTTTGCGTTCACAAATCA AGAACGGATTAAGCAGAGGTTGGCACTTTATCATGGGGTCATGCCCATATTCATGCAATTTTCAAATGATGCAGAGGAGACCTTCTCTAGAGCCATTAAGCTTCTCCTG AGTAAGGGTCATTTGCTCGAGGGACAGCATGTTACCCTTGTTCAAAGTGGAGCACAACCAATCTGGCGTGAGGAATCCACGCACCACATACAAGTTCGTAAGGTTCAAGGATAA